A single Cryptococcus deuterogattii R265 chromosome 2, complete sequence DNA region contains:
- a CDS encoding citrate lyase subunit beta-like protein — protein sequence MFCRVSLESIRLSSLPTFLYRPISTAPAKLPVSRRAMLYVPGSNPRMLEKSLSSPADSVAYDLEDSVSPGKKADARRLVAELLDGERRPKGEVVARINAIGTGYENDDLDHVLRTRHVQAIALPKTNSPEHIEYVISRINALAPPHKRSGQPEAIKIIAMIENAQAMVAIEAIAASGNGHLDALLFAAEDYCADVGLTRTLSRQELLYPRSRLVTTAKAFGLQAIDLVCVNYKDKEVLREESEEGRRLGFDGKQAIHPEQIDIIHSSFAPSEKDILKAVRVKFSFEHYDQLGKGAYTLDGVMIDAPVYKQATKVLAKAEAAGLEIPKVTLSDI from the exons ATGTTCTGCCGAGTATCTCTTGAGTCTATACGGCTCTCCAGCCTTCCCACCTTCCTCTACCGGCCTATATCAACAGCGCCAGCTAAGCTGCCAGTGTCACGGCGAGCTATGCTCTACG TACCTGGGTCCAACCCTCGCATGTTGGAGAAGTCTTTATCCAGTCCGGCAGACTCGGTCGCCTATGATTTGGAAGATTCTGTGAGCCCAGGTAAAAAAGCAGATGCTCGACGTTTGGTCGCAGAGTTGCTGGAT GGCGAAAGAAGGCCAAAGGGAGAAGTTGTCGCACGAATCAATGCCATCGGCACCGGCtatgaaaatgatgatttggaCCATGTG CTTCGTACAAGGCACGTGCAAGCAATCGCATTACCCAAGACCAACTCACCTGAACATATCGAATACGTGATATCTCGCATCAACGCCCTTGCCCCTCCGCATAAGCGATCAGGTCAACCGGAAGCAATCAAAATTATCGCCATGATTGAGAATGCCCAGGCCATGGTGGCTATCGAAGCCATTGCTGCTAGCGGGAACGGGCATCTTGATGCTTTATTG TTTGCAGCAGAAGACT ACTGTGCCGATGTGGGTTTGACTCGCACGTTAAGCAGGCAAGAGTTGCTGTACCCTCGATCAAGGCTAGTTACAACAGCCAAAGCATTTGGCCTTCAGGCTATTGATTTGGTTTGTGTTAACTACAAGGATAAAGAAGTTTTGAGGGAGGAatctgaagaaggaaggaggctAGGTTTCGATGGCAAG CAAGCTATCCATCCTGAGCAGATTGATATAATCCATAGCTCATTTGCGCCAAGCGAAAAAG ACATCTTGAAAGCTGTACGAGTCAAGTTCTCTTTTGAGCACTACGATCAGCTGGGCAAAGGAGCGTACACCCTTGACGGTGTCATGATCGACGCGCCAGTGTACAAACAAGCTACCAAAGTTTTAGCCAAAGCTGAAGCTGCGGGGCTCGAAATCCCAAAAGTGACACTGAGTGACATTTAA
- a CDS encoding solute carrier family 25 (mitochondrial dicarboxylate transporter) member 10 codes for MAPTQQKYPFWLGGAAASMAACCTHPLDVMRVRMQTSTTKTTFVHAVRTVLTHVGVRGLYTGLTASVFRQMTYSVTRLGVYDVMKNTMSNNGVKKLRTGDMVICASVAGALGGVAGNPADIILVRMVADPTKPVDHQVHYKNAVHGVYKMVSNEGVASLARGLAPNIIRAILMNASQLVSYDFFKDHILAANLMENGMPLHFVSSALSGTVATTICAPADVVKSRIMNMKAGAGGHGPVGLLLESLTHEGPRFLFKGWLPAWIRLTPNTICMFVFLEQLRNAVDLFRNSSARSQPAAQIA; via the exons ATGGCACCCACTCAACAAAAGTATCCATTCTG GTTAGGAG GTGCAGCCGCGTCCA TGGCTGCATGCTGTACGCATCCTCTGGATGTGATGAGAGT GCGAATGCAAACTTCAACCACAAAAACCACTTTTGTCCACGCTGTGAGGACTGTACTCACGCATGTTG GTGTGCGAGGATTATATACTGGTTTGACCGCTTCGGTGTTCAGGCAGATGACTTACAGTGTCACAAGACTTGGTGTCTACGACGTTATGAAGAATACGATGTCAAATAATGGAGTAAAGAAGTTAAGAACGGGAGATATGGTCATTTGTGCGAGTGTGGCTGGTGCTCTCGGTGGCGTTGCTGGAAATCCGGCGGATATCATCCTTGTCAG AATGGTCGCCGACCCTACAAAACCTGTCGATCACCAGGTGCATTACAAAAATGCTGTTCACGGCGTCTATAAGATGGTGAGCAATGAAGGTGTTGCCTCTCTTGCTCGCGGTCTTGCTCCAAATATT ATCCGAGCCATCCTCATGAACGCATCACAACTTGTTTCTTATGATTTCTTCAAGGACCACATTCTCGCCGCAAACCTCATGGAGAACGGCATGCCTCTTCACtttgtctcttctgccttgTCTGGTACCGTTGCTACCACTATCTGTGCACCTGCGGATGTGGTGAAGAGCCGAATTATGAACATGAAGGCTGGAGCTGGTGGCCATGGACCTGTCGGCTTGTTGTTGGAGAGCTTGACGCACGAGGGACCAAGATTCTTGTTCAAGGGCTGGCTTCCTGCTTGGA TCCGGCTTACCCCCAATACCATCTGCATGTTCGTCTTCCTCGAACAACTCCGTAACGCCGTCGACCTTTTTAGAAATTCGTCTGCCAGGTCCCAACCTGCTGCGCAGATTGCCTAG